Within Spodoptera frugiperda isolate SF20-4 chromosome 22, AGI-APGP_CSIRO_Sfru_2.0, whole genome shotgun sequence, the genomic segment TCCCTCTGTGGTTTCACCAACCCTGGGTCGGCAGGTATCATGATAGGCGCCATCGCCGCCATGGCACCCGGGCAACGGGAGGTTCTTTCTAGTGTGAgtatacaaatataaacatatataataactgtatttttattagccTTTTGCTAATTTTGAAGATTCTTTCGAATATCTACAATTATACTGAGTGaagaattatataaaactagcaaATCCGGCGAATTTCATTtagccaccaatgattttccctgttttcctgcttttctcttgaacaTTTTCTCACGGAACTCGAGACcttttcaacgaatgcaaaactatTAAGCACTTGCGAATGACCGTGCGGCTAAACAAccgctttttttgaggaggggaatatcatccaatgacttcttcacCGGGCTTGAGCGATGCAAGAGACATTccgtcagacacttactgacagATGACATTccgtcagacacttactgaataaaaaccaccccgtttctactcctgattttcgagccggagccccggtaaaaccggtAGGCAGTCTGCaacttcggatcaggcatcagccctgttgaGCCCCAAGCGATGCAACCGCTAGTGTGTAAGGCGGATCAGTTGCTCGGTTACgttacataatataaagataCCTAATTAAAACAATGCAATGTATTTTGTTTCCAGGTGGCTGTGAGAGCATTCTTCGCGGGATGCGGTATCTGTTTCATGACAGCGTGCATAGCAGGTAACTTGTCCATCTTTAGTTCACATCACAAATCAACAGCCTTACTGGactaaacatatttttggccactgctgaccaaatacggttggcgcgatggcaGGGCATTTGGCTGCTgctcaacgtgtagcgggttcgattcccgcacggagcaattctttgtgtaatccacaaattgttgtttcgggtctgagtgtcatgtgtatgtgaacttgtatgtttgtaaacgcacccacgacacaggagaaaatcctagtgtggagtaacgtatttgtaaaaaaaaacctcttctcacacgaaggtTTGAACATCACCACGgactgttttgttattgtgataaaaatagaactaatgagtatacaaaaagagtttcttcgggaaagttgtttgtaatcatgagtacaatcacgtgtttaaatatcgttcactaattaccagtcaccctttAGAGGTAGTTGGTGTATACGGCCATAAGAGATGGAGTATCAATTAGTATCGAATCGTATCGTAacacctttttatccccgaagaggtaggcaaaggagcacattacggcaagtaatgccgctatacttaggtacaatgtaggtaccaacttttcaccatttataagtcccatgtaaagggggtgagcctattgcaatatactgggcacatttccaataagtaatactgagaaattttcgaaaaaactgAAAGATACctagcagtactttgcccgacccgggaatcgaacccgactcgaccaacgaggtattAATTagtaatcttattttttttcttttttcaggtTTACTGATGCCTGAAGGGGCTTTCATTtaaaaagtgatatttttttaaataataaataattaggtagtgtatctataagaataatttaattttatacaactgttatttattgtaataataaatattttgtaataacttgAGTTTTCTTTTTCCACAAACTTGTCTAAATCGGTTCGTAAAATCTGGCGtgaaggtatttttaagttttttgtatggaatatgcaaacaagcagacgggtcacctgatggtaagtcaaagtcaaagtcaaaagtcaaaatcatttatttcaaatagaccaggaaggcacttttgaacgtcaaagcaaatataataatattaataacgtctgtctgtcggtcagtcctctagtgaagctatttgctcgttccaaagtgtagattcctatgaagaagaacgagcaagaaactccataggttactctttttcaatcagatttacaatacaattcttggttacattgtttcgattacttcagcgATTACGTAAGCGATCACCGATTTGAGCgcgatggcttccctactatcgatctatcgcatactcgaactgcgcatcttcctttaGCATAGCTTTGTAACAGTGGCAACGGTCACATAgtatcacagcttagctattactctggtgcaaaagcaccctaaaggtaaacgtccacaagtccgcatcgtacgcattccgtatgacgtcatcagtacgcatcgcatgtaggcattgctgatgatgcggtccgtacgatgcggatcagtggacgcagttgtatgagtttctatacaaaacaaactaaaatccgttgcgtgcgatgcgtacgatgcgggcttgtggaTGCGGACCTAAAGACGTTGATctctctaaaaataataatgggcTGCTAAACTCCGAAAGCTCCAATGGCCGCTAATAATTAAACACCTATACCTTCTTCGAAACTGGTCTCACCAACCTAACTTctggaaaaagaaaaaagaagttaaaaaaaaataagaacgtTCCAATTTCAAAGTTGACAGCGGCATGTAAAAATGTCACTACACTATGCACTCCTTAGAATCAAGtccacattttataaaaaacatttttttaataactgtaaaTTTGTACAGTTATGATACCATATCGAAATTGCGAAGTATTCGCtagtgtcatattttttttcgtaatcAAAATTTTCTGTAGCCTTGCAATCTGGTATCGCGGTATGTATAGGAAACAACCGACGCTAACTAGCATACCAGAACGAAACGAGAACGAGGATGAGCATTTAACTAGCAAATGGGTGCCGAAGAAGAAACACGAAGTACTTAAAGCTAAGTATAAATGTTTGAAGAAATTGTTCCAAATATACGATGCTAGCGTTATAGGGATCCTGCCGGAGTCTTACGGGCCTGAGGGGTACTTAGAGGAGGACATTAAGTCGACCAAGAAGAGAAAGAAGCGATCGCATCGCACGAAAACTGACGCATGCGCCGGGACGAACGAGGTGTCGAGCGGTGACGTCACGATGCATACGGACACCGACAAGGAGTCGATAGCTACGTCCGTGATCAGAGACCTCAAGATTACTAAATGTTCCTGCACGTCGACGCAGATGGAGTCCATACAACCGAAAGACAGCAAGTACGCGGCCACCCAGGAATCTAAGGAGAACATGACTTTGGAGAGAGCTATCACCATCCCGAACATTCCAGAACGCGATTGCCTTGAACGGCACGAACGGCACGAACGCCTCGAACGCTTGGATTGTCAGGAGTGCGAATTTACCCAGACCAGCGACCCCCACCCTCACCCCTTACCTCACCCGATCCCATACCTCATGATGAGCGAGAAACGCAAGCTCACGAGGTTCCAATGTTTCATCCACCGTATTTTCGGTATTCGGCAAGAGAGACCGTATAAAAACTATGTGTTGCCAAACGGTCATGTGTATGCCGCTAGCGATAACAATATTTCCCATAATTTCTGCGATAAAAGACGTCGCCGTGGCTTAAGGTTCCGAAGGCTGCGACGTCCGAAGAAGATTCAGTCGGAGATCGCTCTCAGAGATGTCAAGAGTCCGTTCATCCTGACTTATGTGCAGTCTGTACAGAGGAACTGCTTGATGGACACCACGCCGCGTCAGTGTCCGATTTTGGGCTGTCGTATGATGTCTTATGGTAAGTTCAGAACATCTTCTTTGACCTAGGAGATAGGAGGCCTTTTACAAGTCAAAACCAATCCCATATCCCATCTCGTAAATATACACGAGTCTGAGGAATACTTTCGCAAGATTTATTATAAGGAGTAACTCTATTAATAATCTTAATCTCTCTATTCTGTCCAAAATAATATCCTTTTACTCcattgagggggaaaatcattcaatgacttctcccgccttgggtgagactcttactgactaaaaaccaccccgttccttctcctgctttgagctggagccccggtaaacccgctagatagtccgcagctccgaagggatcagactcttactaactaaaaaccatcccgttcctacttctgcttttcaagccagagcccagataaacccgctaggtaatccgtagCTCCAGAGggatcagactcttactgactaaaaatcacctcctttttactcctgttttgagccagagccccagtaacctatGACGCCCGTAGCTCCGGAATCCGTTTACTTGAACAGTtgaactgactgactgactagaAAATAACTCTAGAGCAGTTACAACAGTTTCATAACTTATCTGTACATGACCCATCCTttgttatctaaataaatatgtatctagTATTGCGTTGGTTGAGAAATTGTCAATAAAACCAGACAATTTGATAAGATTAGATACTACGCCTTCAGATTTTGAAACTGTGTCAACATTGCTCGGTAACTTTCTCGAGACACACCTATCTTTATAcgcaacgccttttatccccgaaggggtaggtagagtgcacattacggcacgtatacaatgtacacccacttttcgccatttgtgttataagtcccttgtaatagggggtgagcctattgccatatactgggtacaattccagactccgtgctactactgagaaatttttgaaataccgaaaaaagcccagtagtattTTTGCTCGACCTGGGAATCTAACCCCAGACCACttttccggcagtcgcactttgaccactggaccaacgaggcagtcttataaCATTATAccggttaattattatgttatcggcttactcacgacgcggcgattgtcgcgaaatgctcctcatgaatatgagcctcttgcatggcttgaaactagtcgagttaatcgtcaaaacattacgtgagtaagccgataacataataattaatttagtatgtctcacgaaagttacaataaaatcattatacCGTTTCTTATCAATCATTCGTTTCCAGGAATAATCAACTACAACGACCACCTCAACCTCTGCCACTTCACTGACAGAAAATACATCTGTCACTACTGCCATGAAGGCTTCGAGAGGGAATACGACAAGTACATCCACGAGAACGAACACATCGGCATCTCCAAACTTGGAGATATTGGCATCTCCAAACTTGGAGACATTGCTATCTCCAAACTAGCCAGCGCCAACATCTCCACTCCATCCGCAACGCGACTGACCTTCAAGAAAGCCAGCAACACCCAAACCGATCCAGAAATGACCAAATGTGACGTACCAGAAGATAAATTGAAGAAGATCGTGTCATTTTTCGACAAGATATCAGATCCGGACCAAATTTTGACGGAAATCAAGAAGAGTAGATTCTCTGAATCGAATTTGCAGCAGTCTAAAACGGCGACGCTTGAGACTACAGAGGAGTCTGACTCGTCAGACAAGCGGACCGTGAGCTGCGTCAATCTGCATCGCAAGATGGTGAAGTCCAAGAGTGCTTCGTCTGCCGATACTGAGGTGACTTCGAAACTCCAGTACAGCTCGCCTGTAGCTTGTCATATTTGTGGAGAACATTTCAATTACAGGTAAGGTCAGCTGGGCGAAGATTGGAGGGAGTGTAACACTGTATGGTTAGCTTTCTACCTGTTTTAGTCACAAGATTTCAGTATGAAGATACTGAAATGGTTTTAAATACTTGTATCGTGGGTAATCTTCTGTTTGTTAAGGATTTTTGTATTTCTGTAACTATTCGGCCTTACACTTCTGCCGAAATTCGCCGAGTTGACGATTAAGTTAGAGACCTTTTGGGCTGAGTTCTTCACGCCACCAAAACTTGAAATAACCACTTTAACTGTCTAAATTCATCGCTAACCTGTCCAGATAGATTAGGGCATTTAAACTAATCATTTTCATACATTATTCTTCTTTAGATATCTCGATGTTTAGCAGCCATTAAACCTTTCTTCTCCTTTACAGACGGCAGTTAAGTTTGCACGTCGATCTAGAGCACCGCGTCcacgacaaattttcaaaattccACAGCTGCGCAGGCATCCTAAATCGTAGATCTCTGAATAGAGTCGACATGGTTTCTGAAGATGGGAAGATCCAAGTTCAAAGCCTGGATAGGACTCATTCAGGAGTCCACAGGTCTAATTCTGAAGTTAGTCAGGATACTTATTCGGAGGTGTCTCACAGGAGGTCGGAGGAGAGTCTCAGTTGTGACCCCTCAACCAATATTGTGTACTATACGTCAAGGGAAACAGTGAAGAAACCGTCTGTGGTGAACAGCTTTGTGAAGAAAGTTCGAAGTGGGTTCAATAGCTACAAGTGGGAGCCGGGAACTAAAATTATTCGTGTGTAGTCCGCGTGTGTTGTGAAGTGGCATTTgtgttttgttacaaatataGTGAAAAGTCCattttggtgttttatttttttaccgaacatacaataggtatttaaaaaactagAGGTCCTAGCCAAAAAATTACGACTTCACCACCCATTTTTGTTACAACCCAGATCTATACATATTTGCTGATCGATGGAGGGGCTGAGGTGGAAGTGACTGGATAAAATAGGCCGCAAATCATTGACGAAAAAATTGCTATTGAGCTTAGGGCTGATCGTGGATAACCACGGGTTTAACTATCATGAAAAATACTacactaactaaaaatcatggtttaatcacgtaaattaatggagaaaagctccactagtttcgatgcggcgtctgcgcacgttgctcatgatgaagagtccccctttgactcgaaactagtagagcttttctcaactaatttacatgagtaaaccgttacACCCAGCTAACAACACTTAtataacatcacaccttttattccctGAAAGGTTAGGTAGAGAAGCACAAACACACAATGTAAATCTTCACAAAATATCATGTTGTGTCCCAGGTAACAAGCCTATGACCTATTACCATGTTTTTAGATACAGGAAAAAGGGatcaaagcaaataaataaaacccaaaaaactataaaaaccaCACGTTTATTGTAGTtatcattttatataataatatatctataacCTAACATCCCACGTGGTGAGATCGCACAAATCAAACTGTCGGGCAGTtgaacaaaatcaaatcataaaTATGTTACACCTTATACACTAAGCGATAACATAAAACTTATTTACTAATAACCATTTAGCCAAGTTAACTAAACattaatctttaaaaataaacatgaatggtcgatttatactagcgcagagacGAAGCGCACCGAAGCGTCTATCCAAAACTGCACATaagaaattcaaccttaactccacaaagtaagggtcaatttatactggcgcagagtcgaagcgttGTTCGCGCGCAGACGCGCGATTTCCGACGAATGCCCGCGCCTTACGCCAGAAGCaatgtgtgcgttacgctgtggagttaaggttgaatttgttatgtgcaGTTTTTGATGCGCTTCGACtttgcgctagtataaattgaccctaagtgtcggttcatatctgacggaacatgcgtcgcgtaacgccagaacagacaaaacGTATAGAAAcacaattgaccgttcacattcaaccgatgatacgtcagtacgaccgatgatacgct encodes:
- the LOC118279637 gene encoding uncharacterized protein LOC118279637 isoform X2, coding for MIPYRNCEVFASVIFFFVIKIFCSLAIWYRGMYRKQPTLTSIPERNENEDEHLTSKWVPKKKHEVLKAKYKCLKKLFQIYDASVIGILPESYGPEGYLEEDIKSTKKRKKRSHRTKTDACAGTNEVSSGDVTMHTDTDKESIATSVIRDLKITKCSCTSTQMESIQPKDSKYAATQESKENMTLERAITIPNIPERDCLERHERHERLERLDCQECEFTQTSDPHPHPLPHPIPYLMMSEKRKLTRFQCFIHRIFGIRQERPYKNYVLPNGHVYAASDNNISHNFCDKRRRRGLRFRRLRRPKKIQSEIALRDVKSPFILTYVQSVQRNCLMDTTPRQCPILGCRMMSYGIINYNDHLNLCHFTDRKYICHYCHEGFEREYDKYIHENEHIGISKLGDIGISKLGDIAISKLASANISTPSATRLTFKKASNTQTDPEMTKCDVPEDKLKKIVSFFDKISDPDQILTEIKKSRFSESNLQQSKTATLETTEESDSSDKRTVSCVNLHRKMVKSKSASSADTETAVKFARRSRAPRPRQIFKIPQLRRHPKS
- the LOC118279637 gene encoding uncharacterized protein LOC118279637 isoform X1, with translation MIPYRNCEVFASVIFFFVIKIFCSLAIWYRGMYRKQPTLTSIPERNENEDEHLTSKWVPKKKHEVLKAKYKCLKKLFQIYDASVIGILPESYGPEGYLEEDIKSTKKRKKRSHRTKTDACAGTNEVSSGDVTMHTDTDKESIATSVIRDLKITKCSCTSTQMESIQPKDSKYAATQESKENMTLERAITIPNIPERDCLERHERHERLERLDCQECEFTQTSDPHPHPLPHPIPYLMMSEKRKLTRFQCFIHRIFGIRQERPYKNYVLPNGHVYAASDNNISHNFCDKRRRRGLRFRRLRRPKKIQSEIALRDVKSPFILTYVQSVQRNCLMDTTPRQCPILGCRMMSYGIINYNDHLNLCHFTDRKYICHYCHEGFEREYDKYIHENEHIGISKLGDIGISKLGDIAISKLASANISTPSATRLTFKKASNTQTDPEMTKCDVPEDKLKKIVSFFDKISDPDQILTEIKKSRFSESNLQQSKTATLETTEESDSSDKRTVSCVNLHRKMVKSKSASSADTEVTSKLQYSSPVACHICGEHFNYRRQLSLHVDLEHRVHDKFSKFHSCAGILNRRSLNRVDMVSEDGKIQVQSLDRTHSGVHRSNSEVSQDTYSEVSHRRSEESLSCDPSTNIVYYTSRETVKKPSVVNSFVKKVRSGFNSYKWEPGTKIIRV